A DNA window from Paenibacillus andongensis contains the following coding sequences:
- the noc gene encoding nucleoid occlusion protein, producing MKEQISKLFGLTDRSTTDEVKNISVNSIIPSPYQPRLLFDDDRIDELMQTIRTHGIIQPIVVRVKNNTFELIAGERRLRAVKKLGLDTIPAIVRDFNDSQAASIALIENLQREGLTAIEEAAAYQQLIEMHDLTQESLAQRLGKSQSTIANKIRLLHLSEPVKMALMERKITERHARALLALDQEDLQVKVLEEIIAKELNVKQTEIKINFLKEATKIKKSRRVSFTKDVRLALNTIRQSVEMVSSSGLNINTSEQDHDDHYEIIIKIPKR from the coding sequence ATGAAAGAACAAATTTCAAAGCTATTTGGCCTAACAGATCGATCAACGACTGACGAGGTCAAGAACATATCGGTGAATAGTATTATTCCAAGTCCTTATCAGCCAAGGTTGTTGTTTGATGATGATCGAATAGATGAACTTATGCAAACCATTCGAACACATGGCATCATTCAGCCCATTGTTGTTAGAGTTAAAAACAACACGTTCGAGTTGATTGCTGGTGAACGACGTCTAAGAGCTGTTAAAAAGCTCGGTCTTGATACAATCCCTGCGATTGTACGTGATTTCAACGATTCTCAAGCAGCATCTATTGCTCTTATTGAAAATTTACAGCGTGAAGGACTTACTGCAATTGAAGAGGCGGCTGCTTACCAACAATTAATAGAGATGCATGATTTAACGCAAGAAAGCTTAGCGCAGCGTCTTGGTAAAAGTCAATCGACGATTGCAAATAAGATCCGATTATTACATCTAAGCGAACCAGTTAAGATGGCATTAATGGAACGAAAGATTACTGAACGTCATGCCAGAGCATTATTGGCACTTGATCAAGAAGATCTGCAAGTTAAAGTACTCGAAGAGATTATCGCCAAAGAGTTGAATGTAAAACAAACAGAAATTAAAATTAATTTCTTAAAGGAAGCTACTAAGATTAAGAAATCTCGTCGTGTCTCTTTTACGAAAGATGTTCGCTTAGCATTAAACACAATCCGTCAATCCGTTGAGATGGTTTCGAGTTCCGGTTTAAACATTAATACGTCTGAGCAAGATCATGATGATCATTACGAAATTATAATTAAGATTCCTAAACGATAA
- a CDS encoding ParA family protein, which yields MSKIIAITNQKGGVGKTTTSVNLGASLASLGKRVLLVDIDPQGNTTSGIGVNKADVVNCIYDVLINDVHPKDATVDTNVPNLKIVPATIQLAGAEIELVPTISREVRLKKSLQLVKHLYDYILIDCPPSLGLLTINSLTAADSVIIPIQCEYYALEGLSQLLNTVRLVQKHLNTGLQIEGVLLTMFDARTNLGIQVIEEVKKYFQTKVYQTIIPRNVRLSEAPSHGQSIITYDPRSKGAEVYLELAKEVISV from the coding sequence TTGTCTAAAATAATAGCAATAACAAATCAGAAAGGTGGCGTCGGTAAGACGACAACTTCTGTGAATTTAGGTGCTTCACTAGCCTCTTTAGGGAAAAGAGTGCTTCTCGTTGACATCGACCCGCAGGGCAATACAACAAGCGGTATTGGTGTAAACAAAGCGGATGTTGTTAATTGTATCTATGATGTACTTATTAATGATGTTCACCCCAAAGATGCAACGGTTGATACCAATGTTCCAAATCTCAAAATAGTACCTGCAACGATTCAGTTAGCAGGAGCTGAAATAGAACTAGTTCCGACGATTTCAAGGGAAGTACGATTAAAGAAATCCCTCCAGTTAGTGAAGCATTTATATGATTACATCCTGATTGATTGTCCTCCGTCACTAGGCCTTCTAACCATTAACTCATTAACTGCTGCCGATTCTGTCATTATCCCAATTCAATGTGAATACTATGCGCTTGAAGGATTAAGCCAATTGCTCAATACCGTTCGCTTAGTTCAAAAGCATCTTAATACAGGGCTTCAAATTGAAGGTGTATTGTTAACTATGTTCGATGCAAGAACTAACCTTGGTATACAGGTTATTGAAGAAGTAAAGAAATACTTCCAAACGAAAGTTTACCAAACGATTATTCCAAGAAATGTTCGCTTAAGTGAAGCGCCCAGTCATGGACAATCCATTATTACGTATGATCCTAGATCAAAAGGCGCGGAAGTGTATTTAGAGCTTGCGAAGGAAGTGATCTCTGTATGA
- a CDS encoding ParB/RepB/Spo0J family partition protein: protein MTKGLSKGLGKGLDALITSLHIDESDKVIQIPLSQLRANPYQPRKNFNEDSIRELADSIKEHGVIQPIIVRKVLKGYEIIAGERRFRASQVTGIATIPAVERNFSDQQVMEIALIENVQREDLNAMEIAFAYQGIIDQFSLTQEELSAKVGKSRSHIANFLRLLQLPESIKQYVSRGTLSMGHARAIVGVKDDKLKKELAETTISKQWSVRELEEAVKTLEETPGQEKERSKQKEKNRDPYINQAEDQLRDIYRTTVKIKHQQDKGKIELLYYSKDDLNRLLELLQGKIS, encoded by the coding sequence ATGACCAAAGGCCTTTCTAAAGGTTTAGGTAAGGGATTGGATGCTTTAATTACTTCTTTACATATTGATGAAAGTGATAAAGTAATCCAAATTCCATTATCCCAATTGAGAGCAAACCCTTATCAACCTAGAAAAAATTTCAATGAAGATAGTATTAGAGAATTAGCCGATTCAATCAAAGAACATGGTGTTATTCAACCGATTATCGTTCGTAAAGTTCTAAAGGGTTACGAGATCATTGCGGGTGAACGGAGATTCCGTGCTTCACAAGTAACAGGGATAGCGACGATACCTGCTGTTGAAAGAAACTTCTCCGATCAGCAAGTCATGGAAATCGCTTTGATTGAGAACGTACAACGTGAAGATCTTAATGCGATGGAAATAGCATTTGCTTATCAAGGAATTATTGATCAGTTTTCTCTTACACAAGAAGAGCTTTCTGCTAAGGTTGGAAAGAGTAGATCACATATTGCTAACTTTCTGAGATTACTACAACTTCCAGAATCCATCAAACAATATGTTTCACGTGGAACATTATCAATGGGACATGCAAGAGCCATTGTCGGTGTGAAGGATGATAAGTTGAAGAAAGAACTCGCAGAAACAACGATTAGTAAACAGTGGAGTGTACGTGAGCTAGAAGAAGCTGTGAAAACGTTGGAAGAGACACCAGGGCAAGAAAAAGAAAGAAGTAAGCAAAAAGAGAAGAATAGAGATCCATACATTAATCAAGCCGAAGATCAGTTGAGAGATATTTATCGTACGACGGTGAAAATCAAACATCAACAGGATAAAGGTAAGATTGAACTCCTCTATTATTCTAAAGACGATTTAAACCGTCTACTAGAATTACTTCAAGGTAAAATCTCTTAA